A portion of the Sus scrofa isolate TJ Tabasco breed Duroc chromosome 5, Sscrofa11.1, whole genome shotgun sequence genome contains these proteins:
- the LOC100525745 gene encoding LOW QUALITY PROTEIN: keratin, type II cytoskeletal 75 (The sequence of the model RefSeq protein was modified relative to this genomic sequence to represent the inferred CDS: deleted 2 bases in 1 codon), which yields MSRQSTITFQTGSRRGFSTASATTPTTSRSRFSSVSVTRSPGGSGGLGKISGAGAGFGSRSLYNLGGTKRVSISGCGSSFRSGFGGRASGGFGVSGGFGYGGGIGGGYVGSGFSLPPGGIQEVTVNQSLLTPLNLQIDPTIQRVRKEEREQIKTLNNKFASFIDKVRFLEQQNKVLETKWSLLQEQGTRTVRQNLEPLFDAYVNDLRRQLDNVTTERGRLDAELRNMQDVVEDFKVRYEDEINKRTAAENEFVALKKDVDAAYMNKMELEAKVNSLTDEINFLQMLFEAELSQMQTHVSDTSVVLSMDNNRSLDLDSIIAEVKAQYEDIANRSRAEAESWYQTKYEELQVTAGRHGDDLRNTKQEISETNRMIQRLRAEIDSVKKQCASLQTAIADAEQRGELALKDARAKLVDLEDALQKAKQDMARLLHEYQELMNIKLALDVEIATYRKLLEGEECRLSGEGVSPVNISVVTSTISSGYGAGSGIGGSSLGVSGGSGYSFTTSGGHSLGTSLGGSGFSASSSRGLRGSGSSVKFVSTTSSSRKSYKH from the exons ATGTCCAGGCAGTCCACCATCACCTTCCAGACCGGCAGCCGCAGGGGCTTCAGCACCGCCTCCGCCACCACCCCAACCACCAGCCGCTCCCGCTTCAGCTCGGTCTCAGTGACCCGCTCTCCTGGGGGCAGCGGAGGGCTGGGAAAGATCAGTGGCGCTGGGGCTGGCTTTGGAAGCCGCAGCCTCTACAACCTCGGGGGGACCAAGAGGGTCTCCATCAGTGGGTGTGGCAGCAGCTTCCGAAGCGGCTTTGGTGGCAGGGCAAGTGGCGGGTTTGGGGTCAGCGGTGGATTTGGCTACGGGGGTGGGATTGGAGGGGGTTATGTGGGCTCCGGGTTCTCC CTGCCCCCCGGAGGCATCCAAGAGGTCACGGTCAACCAGAGTCTCCTGACTCCCCTCAACCTACAAATCGATCCCACCATCCAGCGGGTGCGGAAAGAGGAGCGGGAACAGATCAAGACCCTCAACAACAAGTTCGCCTCCTTCATCGACAAG GTGCGGTTCCTGGAGCAGCAGAACAAGGTTCTGGAGACCAAGTGGAGCCTCCTGCAGGAGCAGGGCACCAGGACTGTCAGGCAGAACCTGGAGCCCCTCTTTGATGCCTATGTCAATGACCTCCGGCGGCAGCTGGACAATGTCACCACTGAGAGGGGCAGGCTGGACGCTGAGCTGAGGAATATGCAAGATGTCGTGGAAGATTTCAAAGTCAG ATATGAGGATGAAATTAACAAGCGCACGGCTGCCGAGAATGAATTTGTAGCTCTGAAGAAG GATGTGGATGCTGCCTACATGAACAAGATGGAGCTGGAGGCCAAGGTCAACTCTCTGACTGATGAGATCAACTTCTTGCAGATGCTCTTTGAAGCA GAGCTGTCCCAAATGCAGACACATGTCAGCGACACATCGGTGGTCCTGTCCATGGACAACAACCGCAGCCTGGACCTGGACAGCATCATCGCCGAGGTCAAAGCACAGTATGAGGACATCGCCAACCGCAGCCGGGCCGAGGCTGAGTCCTGGTACCAGACCAAG TATGAAGAGCTGCAGGTCACAGCCGGGCGGCACGGCGACGATCTCCGAAACACCAAACAAGAGATCTCTGAGACAAACCGGATGATCCAGAGGCTGAGAGCCGAGATCGACAGCGTCAAGAAGCAG TGCGCCAGCCTGCAAACAGCCATCGCCGACGCAGAACAGCGTGGAGAACTGGCCCTCAAGGATGCACGGGCCAAGCTGGTGGACCTGGAGGATGCCCTGCAGAAGGCCAAGCAGGACATGGCACGGCTGCTGCACGAGTACCAGGAGCTCATGAACATCAAGCTGGCTCTGGACGTGGAGATCGCCACCTACAGGAAGCTGCTAGAGGGAGAGGAGTGCAG GCTGAGTGGAGAGGGGGTTTCTCCAGTTAACATCT CCGTGGTCACCTCCACCATCTCCAGTGGCTACGGAGCTGGCAGCGGCATTGGTGGCAGCAGCCTCGGCGTCAGTGGGGGCAGCGGCTACTCCTTCACCACTAGTGGTGGGCACAGTCTGGGGACGAGCCTGGGGGGCTCTGGCTTCAGTGCCAGTAGCAGCCGGGGCCTCAGGGGCAGTGGCTCCAGCGTCAAGTTTGTCTCCACCACGTCCTCCAGCCGGAAGAGCTATAAGCACTAA